From Calothrix sp. PCC 6303, a single genomic window includes:
- a CDS encoding serine/threonine-protein kinase produces MLCCLNPDCPSPMNPNGNQYCQSCSAPLTQLLRGHYRVKRVLSDEGGFGRTYLAEDADKLNERCVVKQLAPKVQGTWALAKAVELFKEEAKRLQELGRHLQIPTLLAYFEQDNYLYLVQEFVDGQNLFKELQQKLTLSERDVREVLLDVLPVLQFIHEHGVIHRDIKPQNIMRRSLQSSFPKPSHPPSRGNLGNVGLVRGDLVLIDFGASKQLTATVQSKPGTTIGSFGYSAIEQINGGEAYPGSDLFSLGATCFHLLSAISPFQLWTEYGYSWVNSWRQHVKYPVSREFGEVMDKLLKKSIHERYQSANDVLEDLILQAPNPPSNPPQIPVPHTNNSPIQPTQNPVKPGNRTFPIGKLASLKLAFQQTTKLQKTMLVGGTFFLTALIGTQIYGYVRYGLFPSAPSFLISSLPSSVFLQRTLSGHTNSVMSVAVSQDGKVIGSGSRDKTVKLWDFETGEEIRTLRGHNEGITQVAFSPLRETFPQGLGKTLVSASSDRTIRLWNISTGEGIRIFRGHTDGVVGVAYSPDAKILASASNDKTIKLWNISTGEEIRTLRGHTNGVWSVAFSPDGKTLASSSGDKTIKLWDVATGDEIRTLRGHTQAVVRIAYSSDGKTLASSSNDQTIKLWNLPNGQESRSLNGHDGAVWSVCFRFDSTMLASSGSDRTIQLWNPFRGEEIRTLKGHAGSVWSVIFSPDAKNLVSASEDATIKIWRVSP; encoded by the coding sequence ATGCTCTGCTGCCTCAACCCAGATTGCCCCAGTCCGATGAATCCTAACGGGAATCAATATTGCCAGAGTTGCAGCGCTCCTCTTACACAGCTATTACGAGGTCACTACAGGGTGAAGAGAGTGCTATCTGATGAAGGTGGATTTGGTAGAACTTACCTAGCAGAAGATGCCGATAAACTCAATGAACGCTGTGTAGTCAAGCAATTAGCACCTAAAGTCCAAGGAACTTGGGCTTTAGCCAAAGCTGTTGAATTGTTTAAAGAGGAAGCTAAACGACTGCAAGAACTAGGGAGACATCTACAAATTCCCACGTTACTGGCATATTTTGAACAAGATAATTATCTGTATTTAGTCCAAGAATTTGTTGATGGTCAAAATCTATTTAAGGAGTTACAACAAAAATTAACTTTGAGCGAACGTGATGTTCGGGAAGTATTACTAGATGTGTTACCTGTGTTGCAATTCATTCACGAACATGGAGTAATTCACCGTGATATTAAACCGCAAAATATTATGCGTCGCTCTCTACAATCTTCTTTTCCCAAACCTTCACATCCCCCTTCCCGAGGAAATTTAGGAAATGTGGGATTGGTGCGTGGAGATTTGGTTTTAATTGATTTTGGTGCTTCTAAACAATTGACTGCTACTGTCCAAAGTAAACCAGGAACTACTATTGGTTCTTTTGGTTACAGTGCCATTGAACAAATTAACGGTGGTGAGGCTTATCCAGGTAGTGATTTATTTAGCTTAGGTGCTACTTGTTTTCATCTTCTCAGTGCGATTTCACCTTTTCAATTGTGGACAGAATATGGCTACAGCTGGGTAAATTCTTGGCGACAACATGTTAAATACCCAGTGAGTAGAGAGTTTGGTGAAGTTATGGATAAACTTTTGAAAAAGAGTATTCATGAACGTTATCAATCTGCTAATGATGTTTTGGAAGATTTAATCTTACAAGCACCAAATCCACCATCAAATCCACCACAAATACCTGTACCTCATACTAATAATTCCCCAATTCAACCAACTCAAAATCCAGTTAAACCTGGTAATAGAACATTTCCAATTGGTAAACTTGCCAGTTTAAAGTTAGCTTTTCAACAAACGACAAAACTGCAAAAAACTATGTTGGTGGGGGGAACTTTCTTCCTCACAGCTTTAATTGGGACTCAAATCTATGGTTACGTGCGTTATGGTTTGTTTCCATCTGCCCCAAGTTTTCTAATTAGTAGTTTACCTAGTAGTGTGTTTTTGCAGCGGACATTATCGGGACATACTAATTCTGTGATGTCGGTTGCCGTTAGCCAAGATGGTAAAGTTATTGGTAGTGGCAGTCGAGATAAAACCGTTAAATTGTGGGATTTTGAAACTGGAGAGGAAATTCGTACCCTCAGAGGACACAACGAAGGTATAACTCAAGTTGCATTTAGTCCGTTGCGGGAAACATTTCCCCAAGGTTTGGGTAAAACCCTGGTGAGTGCAAGTAGCGATCGCACTATTAGATTATGGAACATTTCTACTGGTGAAGGTATTCGCATCTTCAGAGGTCATACTGATGGGGTGGTGGGGGTTGCCTACAGTCCAGATGCGAAAATTTTAGCAAGCGCTAGTAATGATAAAACTATAAAGTTGTGGAACATTTCTACAGGAGAGGAAATTCGCACCCTCAGAGGTCATACTAATGGGGTTTGGTCTGTTGCTTTTAGTCCAGATGGTAAAACTCTAGCTAGTAGTAGCGGTGACAAAACCATAAAATTGTGGGATGTTGCCACCGGAGATGAAATTCGCACCCTCCGAGGTCACACTCAAGCGGTAGTACGTATAGCCTATAGTTCAGATGGGAAAACTTTAGCTAGTAGTAGCAACGATCAAACCATTAAACTTTGGAATTTGCCCAACGGACAAGAAAGTCGTTCGCTTAATGGTCACGATGGTGCTGTTTGGTCAGTTTGTTTCCGTTTTGATAGCACTATGTTAGCTAGTAGTGGTAGCGATAGAACAATCCAACTGTGGAACCCTTTTAGAGGTGAAGAAATTCGTACCCTCAAAGGTCATGCAGGTAGTGTGTGGTCGGTTATTTTTAGCCCCGATGCCAAAAACCTCGTTAGCGCAAGTGAAGACGCTACAATCAAAATTTGGCGTGTATCTCCATAA
- the purL gene encoding phosphoribosylformylglycinamidine synthase subunit PurL encodes MTASSAVPFSPAEIASQGIKPEEYQDIVARLGRHPNKAELGMFGVMWSEHCCYKNSRPLLKQFPTTGKRVLVGPGENAGVVDLGNGLQLAFKIESHNHPSAVEPFQGAATGVGGILRDIFTMGARPIAVLNSLRFGSLEDAKTRRLFQGVVAGISHYGNSVGVPTVGGEVYFDPAYSGNPLVNVMALGLMETPEIVKSGAAGLGNPVLYVGSTTGRDGMGGASFASAELSDASLDNRPAVQVGDPFLEKSLIEACLEAFKTGAVVAAQDMGAAGITCSTAEMAAKGGVGIEFDLDKIPVRELGMVPYEYLLSESQERMLFVAHKGREQELIDIFHRWGLQAVVAGTVIENPIVKILFEGKVAAEIPSTALADNTPIYHRELMAEPPEYARTAWEWSADSLPVCTVAGIEVQGKQHSWNDVLLTLLDTPTIASKRWIYRQYDHQVQNNTVMLPGGADAAVIRLRPLEQKEGAVISNTFTGVAATVDCNPRYVYLDPYEGAKAVVAEAARNLSCVGAEPIAVTDNLNFGSPEKPIGYWQLHEACRGLAEACGELETPVTGGNVSLYNETLDSQGNPQPIYPTPVIGMVGYIADLSKVCGQGWKNAGDIIYLLGTPVESKVELGASEYLATIHNTVAGKPPRVNFELERTVQKACREGIHQGWVNAAHDSAEGGLIVAVAESCISGNLGAKIQLNLPGDISGLRWDEVLFGEGGARILVSVPLVHQQAWESYLGENLGNQWQQLGTVESQDQGLQVFTTDSQSLVEVELKVICDRFLNAIERRLG; translated from the coding sequence ATGACCGCCTCATCCGCAGTTCCTTTTTCTCCGGCAGAAATCGCCAGCCAAGGTATTAAGCCCGAAGAATACCAAGATATTGTCGCCCGCTTAGGAAGACATCCGAATAAGGCTGAGTTAGGTATGTTTGGTGTAATGTGGTCGGAACATTGCTGTTATAAAAATTCCCGACCTTTATTAAAGCAGTTTCCCACCACTGGTAAACGGGTTTTAGTCGGTCCCGGTGAGAATGCTGGGGTTGTAGACTTGGGTAATGGGTTACAACTGGCTTTTAAAATTGAATCCCATAACCACCCCTCCGCTGTTGAACCATTTCAAGGTGCAGCAACTGGTGTTGGGGGGATACTCAGGGATATCTTTACTATGGGTGCGCGTCCCATTGCGGTGTTAAATTCCCTGCGATTTGGTTCGTTGGAGGATGCCAAAACCCGCAGATTATTCCAAGGAGTTGTAGCAGGTATTTCCCATTACGGGAATAGTGTGGGAGTTCCTACTGTTGGTGGTGAAGTTTATTTTGATCCGGCATATTCTGGCAATCCCTTGGTAAATGTCATGGCATTGGGGTTGATGGAAACACCCGAAATTGTCAAATCTGGTGCTGCTGGACTGGGCAACCCCGTGTTGTATGTTGGTTCCACCACTGGACGCGATGGGATGGGTGGGGCAAGTTTTGCCAGTGCCGAATTAAGTGATGCTTCCCTGGATAATCGTCCTGCGGTACAGGTTGGAGATCCTTTTTTAGAAAAATCCCTAATCGAAGCTTGCTTAGAAGCCTTTAAAACTGGTGCAGTTGTGGCAGCCCAAGATATGGGCGCGGCAGGAATCACCTGTTCCACGGCGGAGATGGCAGCTAAGGGTGGTGTAGGAATTGAGTTTGATTTGGATAAAATCCCCGTGCGAGAACTGGGGATGGTTCCCTACGAATACTTACTTTCAGAATCCCAAGAAAGGATGCTGTTTGTGGCACACAAAGGACGGGAACAGGAATTAATTGATATTTTCCATCGTTGGGGTTTACAGGCTGTTGTGGCGGGAACTGTAATCGAAAATCCCATCGTCAAAATTCTCTTTGAAGGAAAAGTGGCAGCGGAGATTCCCTCTACCGCTTTGGCTGATAATACCCCAATTTATCACCGAGAATTAATGGCAGAACCTCCCGAATATGCCCGTACAGCTTGGGAATGGTCAGCAGATAGTTTACCAGTTTGCACGGTGGCAGGAATTGAAGTTCAAGGTAAACAGCACAGTTGGAATGATGTTTTATTAACTTTGCTAGATACCCCCACCATTGCTTCTAAACGCTGGATTTATCGCCAATATGACCACCAAGTTCAAAATAATACGGTGATGTTACCAGGTGGTGCAGATGCGGCTGTGATTCGTTTACGTCCCCTAGAACAAAAAGAGGGAGCGGTAATATCCAATACTTTTACAGGGGTGGCGGCAACGGTAGATTGTAACCCCCGTTATGTTTATTTAGATCCTTATGAAGGTGCTAAGGCAGTTGTGGCAGAAGCTGCAAGAAACCTCTCCTGCGTAGGGGCAGAACCAATTGCCGTGACAGATAATTTGAATTTTGGTAGCCCAGAAAAACCGATTGGTTACTGGCAGTTACACGAAGCTTGTCGCGGTTTGGCAGAAGCATGTGGGGAGTTGGAAACACCTGTAACAGGGGGAAATGTTTCTTTGTATAATGAAACTCTCGACTCTCAGGGAAATCCACAACCTATTTATCCCACGCCTGTAATTGGGATGGTTGGTTATATAGCTGATTTGAGTAAAGTGTGTGGTCAAGGTTGGAAAAACGCAGGTGATATTATTTACCTATTGGGAACCCCTGTAGAATCTAAAGTCGAATTAGGTGCTTCCGAATATTTAGCCACAATCCACAACACTGTTGCCGGGAAACCACCCCGTGTCAACTTTGAATTAGAACGTACTGTACAAAAAGCTTGTAGGGAAGGAATTCATCAAGGTTGGGTAAATGCAGCACATGATTCTGCTGAAGGTGGGTTGATTGTCGCTGTGGCAGAATCTTGTATTTCGGGAAACCTAGGGGCAAAAATTCAGCTAAATTTACCTGGTGATATTTCTGGGTTGCGCTGGGATGAGGTTTTATTTGGTGAAGGTGGTGCGAGAATTTTGGTTTCAGTACCTCTTGTGCATCAACAAGCTTGGGAATCTTATTTGGGGGAAAATTTAGGTAATCAATGGCAACAATTGGGTACAGTGGAAAGTCAAGATCAAGGGTTGCAAGTTTTCACTACAGACAGTCAAAGCTTGGTAGAAGTAGAGTTGAAAGTAATATGCGATCGCTTTCTCAATGCAATCGAACGACGGTTAGGTTAG
- a CDS encoding type II restriction enzyme, which translates to MSKGKNNIAWEKLFDKYAILEKISEFGYFEIESASINEFRESRLMAKFDHYASLPDIFKNYNLSILSISRSKYIIGRFDAYSKVAYNHDLQVTTVELPATIETIDDTNFYSESSALSCAFNTGMIHDLVNDGKMYHTVYGRMSTGEFEFSINSVLDELPSNIKVNKAQCEIDAGFESENYFLILEAKLYDVDDFIIRQLYYPYRLWSNKIPDKKIIPVLMTYSTSRNTFSFFIYKFDDLSNYNSIQLVEQRNYVIAPEIITHEDVDKIFKSIEIVSESDIPFPQANNFERVIDVLTLLVDKELTKDEITAEYRFDERQTEYYTDAARYLKLIDKYINPATGKLTFYLTDEGKHLLNGKYKKKIISLIKKILQHEAFYKTFKLTLENGLNPDIHTISEIIKSSSLSKNYADATIKRRSSTVRGWIDWILSIIS; encoded by the coding sequence ATGAGTAAAGGCAAAAATAATATTGCTTGGGAAAAATTATTTGATAAATATGCGATTCTCGAAAAGATATCAGAGTTTGGATATTTTGAAATAGAGTCTGCCAGTATCAATGAATTTCGGGAAAGTCGCTTAATGGCAAAGTTTGATCACTATGCCAGTTTGCCTGATATTTTTAAAAACTATAATCTTTCTATATTATCTATTTCTCGAAGTAAATATATTATCGGTAGATTCGATGCTTATTCAAAGGTTGCTTATAATCATGATTTACAAGTAACTACAGTAGAACTTCCAGCAACAATAGAAACCATAGATGACACAAACTTCTATTCTGAAAGTTCTGCATTGAGTTGCGCCTTTAATACAGGGATGATACATGATTTAGTTAATGATGGCAAGATGTATCATACAGTTTATGGAAGAATGTCTACGGGAGAATTTGAATTTTCCATCAATAGTGTGTTAGATGAACTACCATCCAATATCAAAGTGAATAAAGCTCAATGTGAAATAGATGCAGGATTTGAAAGCGAAAATTATTTTCTAATTTTGGAAGCTAAATTATATGATGTCGATGATTTTATCATTCGACAATTATATTATCCCTATAGACTTTGGTCTAACAAAATTCCTGACAAAAAAATAATTCCTGTTTTAATGACTTATTCAACATCTAGGAACACATTTAGTTTTTTTATTTATAAATTTGATGATTTATCTAACTATAATTCAATTCAACTAGTGGAGCAGCGAAACTATGTCATTGCGCCAGAAATAATTACTCATGAAGATGTAGATAAAATCTTTAAATCAATCGAAATAGTTTCGGAATCAGATATTCCGTTTCCTCAAGCAAACAATTTTGAGAGAGTTATAGATGTACTCACACTTTTAGTTGACAAAGAATTGACAAAAGACGAGATTACCGCCGAATACAGGTTTGATGAGAGGCAAACTGAATACTACACTGATGCAGCTAGATATCTGAAATTGATTGATAAATATATAAATCCGGCTACTGGCAAGTTAACATTTTATTTAACAGATGAAGGAAAGCATTTATTAAATGGAAAGTACAAAAAGAAAATTATATCTTTAATTAAAAAAATTCTTCAGCATGAGGCTTTTTACAAAACCTTTAAGCTAACCCTTGAAAATGGTTTGAACCCGGATATTCATACAATATCTGAAATTATCAAATCATCTAGTTTAAGCAAAAACTATGCAGATGCCACTATCAAAAGACGTTCAAGTACAGTACGTGGATGGATTGATTGGATTTTGAGTATTATTTCATAG
- a CDS encoding FGGY-family carbohydrate kinase, protein MGFWEGEKKQGRQGELFSVSTACHLYLGIDFGTSGARSAVVDAQGNIQFEGRFGFTEFAGVNLADSWKTGLFALLAQIPKKLKSRIQAIALNGTSSTVVLCNEFGEPVAPPMLYNDARGAAVIEQLRDLVPPQHTVLNATSSLVKLLWMSQSPSFAKARYFLHQADWLGFLLHGRLGVSDYHNALKLGYDVENLEYPQWLTELNLPISLPHIVAPGSAIAQITPQIVQDFELSPDCLVCAGTTDSIAAFLASGAKYVGEAVTSLGSTLAVKLLSHTRIEDARYGIYSHRFPSFNSEKVETPFWLVGGASNTGGAVLKHFFSNTELNHLSQEINLKQPSKLDYYPLLKPGERFPINDPQLSPRLEPRPQSHVEFLHGLLTGIAKIEAQGYELLQKLGADKLNHVYTAGGGANNLTWLAIRQQYLQVPVETSRNTEAAYGSALLAMKSQI, encoded by the coding sequence ATGGGGTTTTGGGAGGGGGAGAAAAAGCAGGGGAGGCAGGGGGAGCTTTTTTCTGTCTCTACTGCTTGTCATTTGTATCTAGGGATCGATTTTGGGACATCTGGTGCCAGAAGTGCGGTAGTTGATGCACAGGGCAATATTCAATTTGAGGGAAGATTTGGGTTTACAGAGTTTGCCGGGGTTAATTTGGCTGATTCTTGGAAAACAGGGTTGTTTGCACTTTTGGCACAAATCCCTAAAAAATTGAAGTCAAGGATTCAAGCGATCGCACTCAATGGTACATCCTCTACTGTCGTGCTATGTAATGAGTTTGGGGAACCTGTGGCACCACCGATGCTGTACAACGATGCGAGGGGTGCAGCAGTGATTGAGCAACTTCGAGATCTAGTTCCACCACAACATACTGTATTAAATGCAACATCAAGTTTGGTTAAATTGCTGTGGATGTCGCAGTCACCATCTTTTGCCAAAGCCAGATATTTCCTACATCAAGCCGATTGGTTAGGTTTCTTGTTGCATGGCAGGTTAGGTGTTAGCGATTACCATAATGCGTTGAAACTGGGCTATGACGTTGAGAATTTGGAATATCCCCAATGGTTAACTGAGCTAAATTTACCGATTTCCTTGCCCCATATAGTCGCACCTGGGAGTGCGATCGCGCAAATTACTCCGCAGATTGTTCAAGATTTTGAATTATCTCCAGATTGTCTTGTTTGTGCGGGTACCACCGATAGTATCGCCGCATTTTTGGCTAGTGGAGCGAAATATGTGGGTGAAGCTGTTACTTCCTTAGGTTCAACCCTCGCAGTTAAGTTATTAAGTCATACCCGCATTGAGGATGCACGCTATGGCATCTACAGTCACCGTTTCCCATCTTTTAACTCTGAAAAGGTGGAAACACCCTTTTGGCTGGTTGGCGGTGCCTCTAACACAGGTGGTGCAGTCCTGAAGCATTTTTTTAGTAATACAGAATTAAATCATCTCAGCCAAGAAATTAACCTTAAACAACCTAGTAAACTTGATTATTATCCCTTACTGAAGCCAGGTGAGCGCTTCCCCATCAATGATCCCCAGTTGTCACCACGTCTGGAACCTCGTCCCCAAAGTCATGTGGAGTTTCTCCACGGTTTATTAACGGGTATTGCCAAAATTGAAGCGCAGGGTTATGAGTTACTCCAAAAATTAGGGGCAGATAAACTAAATCATGTTTACACTGCTGGGGGTGGGGCAAATAATCTGACTTGGTTAGCAATTCGTCAGCAATATTTGCAAGTTCCTGTTGAAACTTCTAGAAATACTGAAGCTGCATACGGTTCGGCGCTTTTGGCAATGAAAAGTCAAATCTAA
- the psaM gene encoding photosystem I reaction center subunit XII: MPLSDTQVYIALAVALIPGILAWRLSTELYKN, encoded by the coding sequence ATGCCATTATCTGACACTCAAGTTTACATTGCTTTAGCTGTTGCTCTAATCCCTGGCATCCTTGCTTGGCGTTTATCAACAGAACTTTACAAAAACTAA
- a CDS encoding Uma2 family endonuclease, producing MTYTSPKLVTFQQFIAEYGDNPNYELIDGELREMEPTGPHEEVSGNVAGRIYVEILRSNFNWMIPKNCLIKPLHTEATALRPDVIVLDKIELNNEPLWQKEPIICNGKTIKLVVEVVSTNWQDDYARKVEEYAFLHIPEYWIIDFRALGGLQFIGNPKQPTLTICQLVEGIYQQQQYRLGDTITSYLFPNLQLKLDDLMPN from the coding sequence ATGACTTACACCTCACCCAAACTGGTAACTTTCCAGCAATTTATAGCTGAATATGGGGATAATCCTAATTATGAACTAATTGACGGAGAATTACGCGAAATGGAGCCTACCGGACCTCATGAAGAAGTTTCAGGAAATGTTGCAGGTAGAATCTATGTCGAAATTCTTCGCTCTAATTTCAATTGGATGATTCCCAAAAACTGTTTAATTAAACCGCTACACACCGAAGCTACAGCGCTACGTCCTGATGTAATTGTTCTAGATAAAATAGAATTGAATAATGAACCACTTTGGCAAAAAGAGCCAATTATTTGTAATGGGAAGACAATTAAGCTAGTTGTTGAGGTTGTCAGCACAAATTGGCAAGATGATTATGCCAGAAAAGTCGAAGAATATGCTTTTCTTCACATACCAGAATACTGGATTATAGATTTTCGTGCTTTAGGAGGATTACAATTTATTGGCAATCCGAAACAACCTACTTTGACAATTTGTCAACTAGTTGAGGGTATCTATCAGCAGCAACAATATCGCTTAGGAGATACCATTACTTCTTATCTTTTTCCTAACTTACAGTTAAAGCTCGATGATTTGATGCCAAATTAA
- a CDS encoding NAD+ synthase: protein MKIAIAQINPTIGDLPGNAAQILASAKLAVKLGTRLLLTPELSLCGYPPRDLLLNPSFIGAMGATLQQLALDLPPNLAVLIGTPEVNANAHVDGGKGLFNSMALLENGKIQQIFHKRLLPTYDVFDENRYFEPGLEANHFTLDHIKIGVTICEDLWNDEEFWGKRSYAINPIADLAHLNVDFIVNLSASPYSLNKQKSREAMLEHTAIRFNQPIIYTNQVGSNDDLIFDGNSFAVNRQGNIISRANGFETDLTYIEFDPNKRDLLPSTIVAAPSSEDEEIWQALVLGVRDYAQKCRFSKAVLGLSGGIDSALVATIAAAALGKENVLGILMPSPYSSDHSIKDAIALAENLGIKTETIPIGNLMQSFDASLESMFAGTEFGLAEENIQSRIRGNLLMAVANKFGHLLLSTGNKSEMAVGYCTLYGDMNGGLAVIADVPKTRVFSLCNWLNRNGETIPANVITKPPSAELKPGQMDQDSLPPYDVLDDILQRIIQQHQSTSQIIAAGHDAATVNRVVQMVTRAEFKRRQAPPGLKITDRAFGTGWRMPIASQVKK, encoded by the coding sequence ATGAAAATAGCGATCGCGCAAATTAATCCCACCATTGGCGATTTACCTGGGAATGCCGCACAAATCCTGGCATCTGCAAAATTAGCTGTAAAATTAGGCACTCGTCTATTACTGACTCCAGAACTATCTTTGTGCGGCTATCCACCCCGCGATTTACTTCTAAACCCCAGTTTTATCGGGGCTATGGGCGCAACTCTCCAGCAATTAGCCCTGGATTTACCACCTAATTTAGCTGTATTAATTGGCACCCCAGAAGTTAACGCTAATGCCCATGTAGATGGAGGCAAAGGCTTATTCAACAGCATGGCTTTATTGGAAAACGGTAAAATTCAGCAAATCTTCCACAAACGTCTTTTACCAACCTATGATGTTTTCGACGAAAACCGCTACTTTGAACCAGGTTTAGAAGCAAACCATTTCACTCTCGATCATATCAAAATTGGTGTCACCATTTGTGAAGACCTGTGGAATGATGAAGAGTTCTGGGGTAAACGCAGCTACGCCATTAACCCTATCGCAGATTTAGCCCATCTCAATGTAGACTTCATTGTCAATTTGTCAGCTTCCCCCTACAGCCTCAACAAACAAAAATCCCGCGAGGCAATGCTGGAACACACCGCAATTAGATTCAACCAGCCAATTATCTACACAAACCAAGTTGGTAGTAACGATGATTTAATTTTTGATGGCAATAGTTTCGCCGTCAACCGTCAAGGTAATATCATTTCCCGTGCTAATGGTTTTGAAACTGATTTAACTTACATCGAATTTGACCCCAATAAAAGGGATTTGCTACCATCTACCATTGTTGCTGCACCTAGCAGCGAAGATGAAGAAATCTGGCAAGCATTGGTTTTAGGAGTTCGTGACTATGCCCAAAAATGCCGATTTTCCAAAGCAGTCCTCGGTTTAAGCGGTGGTATCGATTCTGCCCTCGTAGCTACCATCGCCGCTGCTGCCCTGGGGAAAGAAAATGTCCTTGGTATTTTGATGCCATCTCCCTACAGTTCTGACCATTCTATCAAAGACGCGATCGCGCTAGCAGAAAACCTGGGTATCAAAACCGAAACTATTCCTATCGGCAATTTAATGCAAAGCTTTGATGCATCCCTAGAAAGTATGTTTGCTGGGACAGAATTCGGACTTGCTGAAGAAAACATTCAATCTCGGATTCGGGGCAACCTCCTCATGGCAGTCGCTAACAAATTCGGACATTTACTACTTTCCACAGGTAACAAATCAGAAATGGCAGTGGGTTACTGCACCCTCTACGGTGATATGAATGGCGGATTGGCAGTAATTGCAGATGTGCCTAAAACTCGCGTTTTCTCTCTCTGTAACTGGTTAAACCGTAACGGCGAAACCATCCCCGCAAATGTCATTACCAAACCCCCCAGCGCCGAACTCAAACCAGGACAAATGGATCAAGACTCACTACCACCATACGATGTGTTAGATGATATTCTCCAAAGAATAATTCAACAGCACCAGTCAACCAGCCAAATTATCGCCGCTGGACATGATGCTGCTACAGTTAATCGAGTTGTCCAAATGGTTACTCGTGCCGAATTCAAAAGACGACAAGCACCCCCCGGATTAAAAATTACCGATAGGGCTTTTGGAACAGGTTGGCGGATGCCAATTGCCAGTCAAGTTAAAAAATAA
- a CDS encoding DNA adenine methylase, with product MITLNKNKLVKPFLKWAGGKRQLVPVILEKHFPKSYPRGRTYYEPFIGGGALLFALQPQKAVISDTNAELINCYQVIKNAVEELIIDLETHQNNEEYYYAIRDWDRQDSFTSKTHVQRASRIIFLNKTCFNGLFRVNSQGQFNVPFGRYKTPNIVDKAVLRAVSKYLNDNEIHIVNSDFQHILESVKPIDFIYFDPPYDPVSETASFTGYDVNGFNKDEQIRLKNTVDQLDKKGCKFLLSNAYTPFIIDLYRDYYLSKISANRAINSQGDKRGKVDEILVKNYE from the coding sequence ATGATCACATTAAATAAGAATAAGCTAGTAAAACCATTTTTAAAATGGGCAGGAGGGAAAAGACAATTAGTTCCGGTAATTCTCGAAAAACACTTTCCCAAAAGTTACCCACGAGGGAGAACTTACTACGAACCATTTATTGGGGGTGGTGCTTTATTGTTTGCTTTACAACCCCAAAAAGCAGTAATTAGTGATACTAACGCTGAACTGATTAATTGCTATCAAGTAATTAAGAATGCTGTTGAAGAACTGATTATTGATTTAGAAACTCACCAAAATAATGAAGAGTATTACTACGCAATTCGAGATTGGGATCGACAAGATAGTTTTACTAGTAAAACACATGTACAACGAGCATCAAGAATAATTTTTTTGAACAAAACCTGTTTTAATGGGTTATTTAGGGTTAACTCTCAAGGACAATTTAATGTACCTTTTGGGAGATATAAAACCCCAAATATTGTAGATAAAGCTGTTTTAAGAGCGGTAAGTAAGTATTTAAATGACAATGAAATTCATATAGTCAACTCAGACTTTCAACATATTCTGGAAAGCGTTAAACCAATAGATTTTATTTATTTCGATCCTCCTTATGATCCGGTATCAGAGACAGCCTCGTTTACAGGATATGACGTTAATGGATTTAATAAGGATGAACAAATTAGATTAAAAAATACAGTTGATCAATTGGATAAGAAAGGCTGCAAATTTTTATTGAGCAATGCTTACACTCCATTTATTATTGATTTGTATAGAGATTATTATCTGTCGAAAATATCAGCTAATAGAGCCATTAATTCCCAGGGAGATAAAAGAGGGAAAGTAGATGAAATATTAGTCAAAAACTATGAGTAA